One Methanobacteriaceae archaeon genomic region harbors:
- a CDS encoding NUDIX domain-containing protein, with protein sequence MVGIMQNLVYGLAVRALLSDDDGKILIIKRSTDSKTNPGKWEFPGGKVDPEESFDQALLREVYEETNLKIGLDHVVGVSEQNLLVIRAVHIIMSGNIMSGELKLSDEHEGYAWVFFEDLIEYELADWLEHFVNSQYQIIKGKEELDEKKEPENMIKPWLKSIKSSFDSVKTKK encoded by the coding sequence ATGGTAGGAATCATGCAAAACCTCGTTTATGGATTGGCCGTTAGAGCATTGTTAAGTGATGATGACGGGAAAATTTTGATTATTAAACGATCTACAGATTCAAAAACAAATCCTGGAAAATGGGAATTTCCAGGAGGTAAAGTAGATCCAGAGGAATCTTTTGATCAGGCACTGTTAAGAGAAGTATATGAGGAAACTAATTTAAAAATTGGCCTTGATCATGTAGTTGGTGTCTCAGAACAAAATTTGCTTGTTATAAGGGCCGTTCATATAATTATGTCCGGAAATATAATGAGTGGAGAACTTAAGTTAAGTGATGAACATGAAGGTTATGCTTGGGTATTCTTTGAAGATTTAATAGAATATGAATTAGCAGACTGGCTTGAACACTTTGTAAATAGCCAATACCAAATTATCAAAGGCAAAGAAGAACTTGATGAAAAAAAAGAACCAGAAAATATGATTAAACCTTGGTTGAAATCAATAAAAAGCTCTTTTGATTCAGTTAAAACTAAAAAATGA
- a CDS encoding sulfurtransferase TusA family protein: MSNLKVDVKGETCPIPLVETRKALRTASPGEIVEITGTHPASKKEIPMAVEALGMELMSVEETDGIWKIKIKR, translated from the coding sequence ATGAGTAACTTAAAAGTAGATGTTAAAGGGGAAACATGTCCCATACCTCTAGTTGAGACCAGAAAAGCATTAAGAACAGCTTCACCAGGAGAAATTGTAGAAATAACTGGAACCCATCCCGCTTCCAAAAAAGAAATACCAATGGCTGTAGAAGCCCTAGGCATGGAATTGATGAGTGTGGAAGAAACTGATGGGATCTGGAAAATAAAAATCAAAAGGTGA
- a CDS encoding DsrE/DsrF/DrsH-like family protein encodes MSQKATIVVHSGDMDKIYSALIIANGALSMGMEASLYFTFWGLERLKKGGLEKGPLSKMHFLGLGKWMIKSRMKKANVASLERLISDYKDLGGKIIACEMTMEIMGIEKEGLQQDLIDEYGAVGTYIQEARDSEITLFI; translated from the coding sequence ATGAGTCAAAAAGCAACAATAGTAGTCCATAGTGGAGATATGGATAAGATATATAGTGCTTTGATTATTGCCAATGGTGCTCTTTCCATGGGGATGGAAGCTTCGCTTTATTTCACTTTTTGGGGCTTAGAGCGCCTTAAAAAAGGAGGTCTCGAAAAAGGACCATTGTCTAAAATGCATTTTTTAGGCCTGGGTAAATGGATGATTAAAAGCCGAATGAAAAAAGCCAATGTGGCATCATTAGAACGGCTAATATCAGATTACAAAGATCTTGGTGGAAAAATAATTGCTTGTGAAATGACCATGGAAATAATGGGTATTGAAAAAGAAGGTCTTCAGCAGGACTTAATTGATGAATATGGTGCAGTAGGTACTTATATCCAAGAAGCCAGAGACTCGGAAATAACACTTTTCATATGA
- a CDS encoding cysteine desulfurase family protein yields the protein MLKNYTYLDNASMTRLDERVLEEMQKCFFENYAIPTSESGYSMGIESREILDNSRKIIADTLGASKEEIIFTSGNTESSNIALKGTLMAWTQRKKRENENNLDKEDEIKNHVITSSIEDFSVLNTAKSLEKLGFQVKFLDVDPDGFIDPEDLKNSITNETIIVSIQHANQEIGTLQDLETIGKICKEKGVLFHTDATHSFTKLPLNVNKIPADLISISAHTIHGPAGIGALYIRKGTPLLKWMDGGFQEFNLRGGTENISGAVGFAKAIQLVKKDENQRLLNMRDHLIDRILNEVPKTILNGHPTNRTPQNVNITFEYVEGESITLHLDMRGFAVSTGSACFSRSLDPSHVILGIGGNPERAHGSVRLTLGRFNTMEEIDAVADALAQVVENLRKISPLGMK from the coding sequence ATGTTAAAAAATTATACATATCTAGATAATGCTTCAATGACCCGCCTCGATGAAAGAGTATTGGAAGAGATGCAAAAATGCTTTTTTGAAAATTATGCTATTCCTACATCTGAATCAGGATATTCAATGGGAATTGAATCACGGGAAATACTTGATAATAGTCGAAAAATCATTGCAGACACATTAGGGGCTTCTAAAGAAGAAATAATCTTTACTTCTGGAAATACTGAATCCAGTAATATTGCTTTAAAAGGAACTTTGATGGCCTGGACTCAAAGAAAAAAACGTGAAAATGAAAACAATTTAGACAAAGAAGACGAAATAAAAAATCATGTCATTACATCATCAATAGAAGATTTTTCAGTTCTTAACACAGCTAAATCCCTGGAAAAACTAGGTTTCCAAGTTAAATTTCTTGATGTCGATCCAGATGGTTTTATTGATCCAGAAGATCTAAAAAATTCAATTACCAACGAGACCATAATAGTATCTATTCAACATGCTAATCAGGAAATAGGTACTTTACAAGATTTAGAAACCATTGGAAAAATTTGTAAAGAAAAAGGAGTTCTTTTCCATACTGATGCAACTCATTCATTTACCAAACTTCCCCTTAATGTAAATAAAATCCCTGCAGATCTTATTTCGATTTCAGCCCATACTATTCATGGCCCTGCAGGAATTGGTGCATTATATATACGTAAAGGCACTCCGCTATTAAAATGGATGGATGGTGGTTTTCAAGAATTTAATCTACGAGGAGGGACAGAAAATATTTCTGGAGCCGTGGGATTTGCTAAAGCAATCCAATTAGTAAAAAAAGACGAAAATCAACGTTTATTAAATATGAGAGATCATTTAATAGATAGAATATTAAATGAAGTTCCAAAAACTATTTTAAATGGACATCCCACAAATAGAACACCTCAAAATGTAAATATAACCTTTGAGTATGTTGAAGGCGAATCTATAACATTACATCTGGACATGAGGGGATTTGCCGTCAGTACTGGTTCTGCTTGTTTTAGTAGGTCTTTAGACCCGAGTCATGTGATTTTAGGAATTGGGGGAAATCCTGAAAGAGCACATGGGTCTGTAAGGTTAACTTTAGGCCGATTCAATACAATGGAAGAAATTGATGCTGTTGCTGATGCATTGGCACAAGTAGTTGAGAATTTAAGGAAAATTAGTCCATTAGGCATGAAATAA
- a CDS encoding ATP phosphoribosyltransferase: MEKIVLGLPKGSLNNVNRGNTYQLFVDAGYEVRGYEPGKEENEMDITNDSEIKSYLTRPQSAPVELNRGMLDISIIGEDWVREESVNVEENLITKIGDLDYGQTKLIVALPNEAPYDSLTEFFQANSDKKTPILCFTEYPNLTKQFFMENEGYQQIFGEKTPLVQIRGLWDGENDMVQIINSDGATEVYIAKGADLIIDNTQTGSSLRKAGLKIIDTIMESSAGLYAGPTCTGQKLEKAHMIFDQLFGAIKARKYFDVKFNIANHRVEDTKSFLVSNDYCSDEPTITKGSNFSQFNVLITKNKFPEMLKEIKILGASAIVRENVKQYVK; this comes from the coding sequence ATGGAGAAAATAGTACTCGGACTCCCCAAAGGGAGCTTAAACAATGTAAACAGGGGAAATACTTATCAATTATTTGTGGATGCTGGATACGAAGTTAGAGGATATGAACCTGGTAAAGAAGAAAACGAAATGGACATTACCAATGATTCTGAAATAAAATCTTACTTAACTCGTCCTCAAAGTGCCCCCGTGGAATTAAACAGAGGAATGCTGGATATATCAATCATTGGTGAAGATTGGGTGCGTGAAGAATCGGTAAATGTTGAAGAGAATCTAATAACAAAAATTGGAGATCTTGATTATGGTCAAACAAAATTAATAGTTGCCTTACCAAATGAAGCCCCATATGATTCCCTTACAGAGTTTTTCCAGGCCAATTCAGATAAAAAAACACCCATTTTATGTTTTACAGAATATCCCAACCTTACCAAACAGTTTTTCATGGAAAATGAAGGTTACCAACAAATTTTTGGAGAAAAAACTCCCCTGGTCCAAATAAGAGGTTTGTGGGATGGGGAAAATGACATGGTGCAAATAATAAATTCCGATGGGGCCACAGAAGTTTATATTGCAAAAGGAGCAGATTTAATTATAGATAATACTCAAACCGGGAGCAGTTTGAGAAAAGCTGGCCTAAAAATTATTGACACTATAATGGAATCAAGTGCTGGTCTTTATGCTGGCCCTACTTGTACTGGACAGAAGTTAGAAAAGGCCCATATGATATTTGACCAATTATTTGGTGCAATTAAAGCTAGAAAATATTTTGATGTGAAATTTAACATAGCTAATCACAGAGTAGAGGATACTAAGTCATTTCTTGTCTCTAATGATTACTGTTCTGATGAACCTACCATAACCAAAGGTAGTAATTTCTCCCAATTTAATGTTCTAATTACAAAAAATAAATTTCCAGAGATGTTAAAAGAGATTAAAATTCTTGGTGCATCTGCTATTGTAAGAGAAAACGTAAAACAATATGTTAAATAA
- a CDS encoding pseudomurein-binding repeat-containing protein: protein MYNLKTKKVALSFLLILGCCFIFSNTASAVDVFLTSDCISGNSTKDVSNLHSVEGYIENGSLKDKVNVTVDPNAPHPGEGERAIYSTKSNGVAVYMAASCPGTMKTVAKLASTSNKGVIFVNTGQLNLKSTSIIRRAWDDNFSNMYFAGIKTPYIFLRNAGVFVIQPNIDCAGKSQDYKNRYIANVITSIITNHPTSLTSSSGRYYNTALIATHKISPATMASVANGIYTSNKNKKALSKSYSGYRLVTFLLMATDYMNGPINKPISYREAANSHVKSTYKGYISRQDYRNIAASTNKYIRKYKRAPNYVNFKGKIIGYKDLLLMYAILTKNHTSKSGMTLASSYKFQKVYRY from the coding sequence ATGTATAATCTAAAGACCAAAAAAGTGGCTTTGTCATTTTTATTAATTTTAGGATGCTGTTTCATATTCTCAAATACGGCCAGTGCCGTGGATGTGTTCCTTACCTCAGATTGTATTTCAGGTAATAGTACAAAAGATGTTTCTAATCTTCATTCCGTTGAAGGATATATTGAAAACGGTAGTTTAAAAGATAAAGTAAATGTTACAGTAGATCCTAATGCTCCCCATCCGGGAGAAGGTGAGAGAGCCATATATTCAACCAAATCAAATGGTGTCGCAGTCTACATGGCCGCCAGTTGTCCTGGAACCATGAAAACAGTTGCCAAATTAGCTTCAACAAGTAACAAAGGAGTTATTTTTGTCAATACTGGACAGTTAAATTTAAAATCTACGTCTATAATTAGAAGGGCTTGGGATGATAATTTTTCAAATATGTATTTTGCAGGAATTAAAACCCCATATATATTCTTAAGAAATGCTGGAGTTTTTGTTATACAACCGAATATTGACTGTGCCGGCAAATCACAGGATTATAAAAACCGATACATTGCCAATGTAATAACTAGCATAATAACCAATCATCCTACCAGTCTTACTAGCAGCTCAGGACGTTATTATAACACAGCACTTATAGCAACGCATAAAATTTCCCCCGCAACCATGGCTAGTGTCGCAAATGGAATATACACCTCAAACAAAAATAAAAAAGCTTTAAGCAAAAGTTATAGTGGTTATCGTTTAGTGACCTTCCTGTTAATGGCCACCGATTACATGAATGGTCCAATTAATAAGCCGATCTCATATAGAGAAGCCGCTAATTCCCATGTAAAAAGTACTTATAAGGGATACATAAGCAGGCAGGATTACCGAAATATTGCAGCATCAACTAATAAATACATTAGAAAATACAAACGCGCGCCTAATTACGTGAATTTCAAAGGAAAAATCATTGGTTACAAAGATCTTTTGTTGATGTATGCTATTTTAACAAAAAACCACACCAGTAAATCTGGAATGACTTTGGCAAGTAGCTACAAATTCCAAAAGGTTTACAGATACTAA
- a CDS encoding SagB/ThcOx family dehydrogenase: MENDNKNYHELLEERRYFLKDSIRKTIDFSKTDQSQGIAAPPVEKPHKSASEKINLPFLDWNEKYDHNIINAIKNRNSRRKYKNEPLLLEELSFLLWATQGAKFAAGSNVFRNVPSAGCRHALETYLAIFNVDELEKGIYRYMPLTHQLMMEFPEENLKQKIIKGTFNQNFAGEGALTFIWTAIPYRMEWRYGLAAHKVIALDAGHVGQNLYLSCEVIDAGTCAIAAYDQEYMDDLLKIDGKEEFTIYIASVGKK, translated from the coding sequence ATGGAAAATGATAATAAAAATTACCATGAACTATTAGAAGAAAGGAGATATTTTCTTAAAGACAGCATACGAAAAACCATAGATTTTTCTAAAACTGATCAGAGTCAGGGAATAGCTGCCCCACCAGTGGAAAAACCACATAAATCTGCTTCTGAGAAAATAAACTTACCATTTCTTGATTGGAATGAAAAATACGATCATAACATAATTAATGCTATAAAAAATCGTAATAGTCGACGTAAGTATAAAAACGAGCCTTTATTGCTAGAAGAATTGTCATTTCTTCTCTGGGCCACCCAGGGAGCTAAATTTGCCGCGGGATCTAATGTTTTTCGTAATGTGCCTTCAGCTGGTTGCAGACACGCCCTGGAAACGTATCTAGCAATATTTAATGTTGACGAACTCGAAAAAGGTATTTACAGATATATGCCTCTTACCCATCAACTTATGATGGAATTTCCAGAAGAAAATTTGAAACAAAAGATTATTAAAGGTACATTCAATCAAAATTTTGCTGGAGAAGGTGCTTTAACTTTTATATGGACTGCTATCCCATACCGGATGGAATGGAGATATGGATTGGCGGCTCATAAAGTAATTGCCCTGGATGCAGGTCATGTTGGCCAGAATCTTTATTTGTCTTGTGAAGTCATAGATGCTGGGACCTGTGCCATTGCTGCCTATGATCAGGAATATATGGATGATCTTCTTAAAATTGATGGAAAAGAGGAATTCACTATTTATATTGCTTCTGTTGGCAAAAAATAA